Proteins encoded in a region of the Scrofimicrobium sp. R131 genome:
- the murJ gene encoding murein biosynthesis integral membrane protein MurJ produces MAEPVPPEQASEEPLAPRQQSLLRSSVLMASGTMVSRVLGFLRNAMLIAAIGVSLGASDAFGAANMLPNSVYNLLAAGVFDAILIPQIVRALKRKDGNVYVNRLITAAGTILFGITVLTMIGAPLLLSITSSGFPPDVRNLAIAFAVWCLPQIFFYGLYNLLGEVLNARGIFGPYMWAPVVNNVVAITGLGIFLYLWGPSGDVFPASEFTSQQMVVLAGSATLGVVFQALVLIIPLRHSGVKLRPDFRFRQTNFGSASKVAGWTFATLMVSQLGVLSTTNLASHAVRAAEEADIVVAGLSAYNTAFMIYMVPQSLIALTLSTAIFTRLANNAADGDYQAVARNYTMGVRLIVMLSMLSVAVMLVAAVPLMQLVMPKFDANAASMYASVVVALIMGVPSTGIVMISQRVFFAFENAKPVFLMGIVPTVLQLIVGWSFYFLTGPEWWMVGASIGETVCRILQGFIAIFWTAHLVRTLNAGRLIAYYVRYLVAFAISAVGGWGLLHLIGPASLSSSSTGRFADAFWKVLLVGVVVTGIYLLVLTAIDKSGTRMLGSYLGDRLPKKFQPAFLRSKPEATPNSKSAPSPEAAEAKAPGDEAEEPLTSQLPLLGRMPLGTAGAAGAAGLAGVAGPGGDDNEGSPLVAPSWDEIVDGDFASRSVTRSLGGFQELSTGQIPMIMSQSQRPQSNDTPEGISLNDEETKSPGSDGTEPDSGAPESLPPGEAITTPVGEGESVSDQWRESLDALLMGDNELEHPTAPAASDAPKVRFGQVGATPVAQASPAGEVPAEPSRGSMIPKLPGVGGSGVKRPSGHGPRFNPTGPAMAIAALLVIGGAVFAVNQLRQPIELPTSGDQQMSGEQSGQQSGEVPAADGAAPADPATAPPVINSIWVSSWQDDGGDHPELVGALTDGDPETLWYTRYYDLNQFGEDSMISLLVNLQSEAVVSEITLDVQGSGGEVAIRLPEGDDPRVGQVLATSAIDGTTTIKLAQPTKMSRIGINFISLPTDNEGLNRAQISGLSIK; encoded by the coding sequence ATGGCAGAACCGGTGCCTCCGGAACAGGCGAGCGAAGAACCATTAGCACCCCGCCAGCAGTCCCTGCTGCGATCATCGGTGCTGATGGCCTCCGGCACGATGGTTTCCAGGGTGCTCGGGTTCCTTCGAAACGCGATGCTGATTGCCGCCATCGGCGTCAGCCTGGGAGCATCGGACGCGTTCGGGGCAGCCAACATGCTGCCGAACTCCGTCTACAACCTGCTGGCTGCCGGGGTCTTCGACGCCATCTTGATCCCGCAGATTGTCCGCGCACTGAAACGCAAGGACGGCAACGTCTACGTCAACCGGCTGATCACTGCCGCCGGCACCATCCTGTTCGGAATCACCGTCCTGACCATGATTGGCGCGCCCCTGCTGCTGTCGATCACCTCGAGCGGGTTCCCCCCGGACGTGCGGAACCTGGCGATTGCCTTCGCGGTCTGGTGCCTGCCGCAGATCTTCTTCTACGGGCTGTATAACCTGCTCGGCGAGGTGCTGAACGCCCGCGGCATTTTCGGCCCGTACATGTGGGCACCGGTGGTCAACAACGTGGTGGCCATTACCGGGTTGGGCATTTTCCTCTACCTGTGGGGACCGTCCGGGGACGTCTTCCCCGCGTCCGAGTTCACCAGCCAGCAGATGGTGGTGCTCGCGGGCAGCGCAACCCTCGGGGTGGTGTTCCAAGCTCTGGTCCTGATCATCCCGCTCCGCCACTCCGGGGTGAAGCTCCGCCCAGACTTCCGCTTCCGCCAAACCAACTTTGGCTCCGCCTCGAAAGTGGCGGGCTGGACCTTCGCCACCCTGATGGTCAGCCAACTGGGCGTCCTCTCAACCACGAACCTGGCTTCGCACGCGGTTCGGGCTGCGGAAGAGGCCGACATTGTGGTGGCCGGCCTCTCGGCCTACAACACCGCCTTCATGATCTACATGGTGCCGCAGTCACTGATTGCGCTGACCCTGTCGACGGCCATCTTCACCCGGCTGGCAAACAACGCGGCCGACGGAGACTACCAGGCGGTGGCGCGCAACTACACCATGGGTGTGCGACTGATCGTGATGCTGTCGATGCTGTCGGTTGCGGTGATGCTGGTGGCCGCGGTGCCACTGATGCAGCTGGTGATGCCCAAGTTCGACGCCAACGCCGCCTCAATGTATGCCTCGGTGGTGGTGGCCCTGATCATGGGCGTGCCCTCAACCGGGATCGTGATGATCTCTCAGCGCGTGTTTTTCGCGTTTGAGAACGCCAAACCCGTGTTCCTGATGGGGATTGTTCCCACCGTCCTCCAGTTGATTGTCGGCTGGTCGTTCTACTTCCTGACCGGTCCGGAGTGGTGGATGGTCGGCGCTTCGATCGGCGAGACAGTTTGCCGGATCCTCCAGGGGTTCATCGCCATCTTCTGGACCGCCCACCTGGTGCGCACCCTCAACGCCGGCCGCCTGATCGCCTACTACGTCCGCTACCTGGTGGCGTTCGCCATCTCTGCTGTCGGCGGGTGGGGGTTGCTGCACCTGATCGGTCCGGCCTCGCTCAGTTCCTCTAGCACGGGACGGTTCGCGGACGCCTTCTGGAAGGTGCTGCTGGTCGGAGTCGTGGTGACCGGCATCTACCTGCTGGTGCTAACCGCGATCGACAAGAGCGGGACCCGAATGCTGGGTTCCTACCTGGGCGACCGACTGCCAAAGAAGTTCCAGCCGGCATTCCTTCGTTCCAAGCCCGAGGCAACCCCCAACTCCAAGTCGGCCCCCAGTCCGGAAGCGGCAGAGGCTAAAGCCCCTGGGGACGAGGCGGAGGAGCCTCTCACCAGCCAACTGCCCCTGCTCGGACGGATGCCCCTCGGGACTGCCGGCGCAGCCGGTGCGGCCGGATTGGCCGGGGTGGCCGGGCCCGGTGGAGACGACAACGAAGGGTCACCCCTGGTAGCCCCAAGCTGGGATGAAATCGTCGACGGCGATTTCGCTTCCCGTTCGGTGACGCGTTCACTGGGCGGCTTCCAGGAACTGTCCACCGGTCAGATCCCGATGATCATGAGTCAGAGCCAAAGACCACAGTCCAACGATACCCCGGAGGGTATATCCTTGAACGATGAAGAAACCAAGTCCCCCGGATCTGACGGGACCGAGCCCGACTCGGGAGCACCCGAGTCGTTGCCTCCGGGCGAGGCGATTACCACCCCGGTCGGGGAAGGCGAATCCGTGAGCGACCAGTGGCGTGAGAGTCTTGACGCCCTGCTGATGGGCGACAACGAGCTCGAGCATCCAACCGCTCCCGCCGCCTCGGACGCACCGAAGGTACGGTTTGGGCAGGTGGGTGCCACCCCGGTGGCCCAGGCGAGCCCAGCCGGAGAAGTACCCGCCGAGCCGTCGCGGGGCAGTATGATCCCGAAGCTTCCCGGGGTGGGAGGATCCGGGGTTAAGCGTCCGAGCGGACACGGCCCGCGCTTCAACCCAACCGGTCCGGCCATGGCTATCGCCGCCCTGCTGGTGATCGGCGGCGCAGTTTTCGCGGTGAACCAGCTGCGCCAACCAATTGAGCTGCCCACCTCGGGTGACCAGCAGATGTCTGGCGAACAGAGCGGCCAGCAAAGCGGCGAGGTTCCGGCAGCCGACGGGGCGGCCCCGGCGGATCCCGCCACCGCGCCCCCGGTAATCAACTCGATTTGGGTTTCCTCCTGGCAGGACGACGGAGGCGATCACCCCGAGTTGGTGGGGGCACTGACCGACGGAGACCCGGAGACCCTCTGGTACACCCGGTACTACGACCTGAACCAGTTCGGTGAGGACTCGATGATCTCACTGCTGGTCAATCTGCAGAGCGAGGCCGTCGTTTCCGAAATCACGCTGGACGTGCAGGGTTCTGGCGGTGAGGTGGCGATCCGACTGCCCGAGGGCGACGATCCACGCGTGGGCCAGGTGCTGGCAACCTCAGCGATCGATGGGACCACCACGATCAAGCTGGCGCAGCCAACCAAGATGTCGCGGATTGGCATCAACTTCATCTCCCTGCCAACCGACAATGAAGGCCTGAACCGGGCCCAAATCTCGGGACTTTCGATCAAGTAG
- the crcB gene encoding fluoride efflux transporter CrcB, which translates to MSPLYVALIGVGGAGGALGRYVMGARLGKKFHGQIPWATVIINVSGAFIMGLLVALFGAVAPGSPWLSVLTVGVLGGYTTFSTASVDVEKLFREGKPTEALITALTTLVLTVVAATLGFWVGGLF; encoded by the coding sequence ATGAGTCCTCTATACGTGGCCCTGATCGGGGTGGGCGGAGCCGGAGGCGCCCTCGGACGGTACGTCATGGGTGCGCGCCTCGGCAAAAAGTTCCACGGCCAGATTCCCTGGGCGACCGTCATTATCAACGTGTCCGGCGCCTTCATCATGGGCCTGCTGGTGGCGCTATTCGGCGCGGTGGCGCCCGGCTCTCCGTGGCTGAGCGTCCTCACCGTTGGGGTCCTCGGCGGTTACACCACGTTCTCGACTGCCAGCGTAGACGTGGAAAAACTGTTCCGCGAAGGAAAGCCGACCGAGGCGCTCATCACCGCGCTGACCACCCTGGTGCTCACGGTGGTCGCAGCCACCCTCGGATTCTGGGTGGGGGGCCTCTTCTAG
- a CDS encoding NUDIX hydrolase — MTTHDRLPVPGIPHPPRQRSATRSWNRFRLPISEETSAGGLCVRVDRGIPFVAVIARRGRNGKLEWCLPKGHLENGETAVEAARREIEEEAGVRGEPIQRLCTIDYWFSSPRSRVHKTVHHYLFEYVGGEITVDNDPDQEAEEAAWVPLRAALTKLAYPNERRVVQVALELLYQGSQR, encoded by the coding sequence ATGACCACCCACGATCGCCTGCCCGTGCCGGGAATCCCGCACCCGCCTCGCCAGCGGTCAGCCACGCGTTCGTGGAATCGGTTCCGCCTCCCCATTTCCGAGGAGACTTCGGCGGGCGGCCTGTGTGTCCGGGTGGATCGGGGAATCCCCTTTGTCGCGGTGATTGCGCGGCGCGGACGGAACGGCAAACTGGAGTGGTGCCTCCCGAAAGGACATTTGGAAAACGGGGAGACCGCGGTCGAGGCGGCCCGGCGCGAAATTGAAGAGGAGGCCGGCGTACGAGGCGAGCCGATCCAGCGCCTCTGTACTATTGACTACTGGTTCTCCAGTCCGCGTTCTCGGGTCCACAAGACCGTGCATCACTACCTGTTCGAGTACGTGGGTGGGGAGATCACCGTCGACAACGACCCGGATCAAGAAGCGGAGGAAGCAGCATGGGTTCCTCTGCGCGCCGCCCTGACCAAACTGGCCTACCCCAACGAGCGCCGCGTGGTGCAGGTGGCCTTGGAACTGCTGTATCAAGGGTCTCAACGGTGA
- a CDS encoding FHA domain-containing protein: MNSELAFTIFRLGFLVLLWLLVLGMVAVLRKDIYGTVVTARGAGRSQAQAGRRGRLKTEKVGGLAQPHNLLITGGPLTGTKIPLSGATISIGRAPSSTLVLEDPYTSSRHASIEENNGDWIISDLGSTNGTFVDDERLVGPRRLLVGETVRIGQTTFQLVK, translated from the coding sequence ATGAACTCAGAGTTGGCCTTCACCATCTTTCGACTTGGATTCCTGGTTCTTCTCTGGCTGCTGGTCCTAGGAATGGTGGCCGTGCTGCGCAAGGACATCTACGGCACGGTGGTGACCGCTCGCGGTGCCGGCCGGTCCCAGGCGCAGGCGGGCCGACGTGGCCGGTTAAAGACCGAGAAGGTTGGAGGCTTGGCCCAGCCGCACAACCTGCTGATCACCGGGGGACCGTTGACCGGAACCAAGATCCCCCTCAGCGGGGCCACTATTTCGATCGGTCGGGCCCCCTCCTCCACCCTGGTGTTGGAAGACCCCTACACTTCGAGTCGGCACGCCAGCATTGAAGAGAACAACGGGGACTGGATTATCTCTGATCTGGGTTCAACCAACGGGACGTTTGTCGACGACGAACGCCTGGTGGGCCCGCGCCGACTCCTGGTGGGGGAGACCGTGCGCATCGGCCAGACCACCTTCCAGTTGGTGAAGTAG
- a CDS encoding HXXEE domain-containing protein: MEWGFNSPLAHHQKWPPAGDSVPGSGVIRVISASRSANGCRSRPSAEASVRGLMLPCPTVSKLRAWYRYGMLARGPAHLFIAWAVHDVEEAVAFPSICDALADRTGVEALRMDQRQSWLAVGLMGVLVALACRRGTISNGHSRFYRAMVAGLQAHVGTHLLASVLQHRYTAGVATALPVMLPGAESARRELRDLGEPLRAKDYAAGAALLLPAALGCQALARMLIRRR, encoded by the coding sequence ATGGAGTGGGGGTTCAACTCCCCCCTCGCGCACCACCAGAAGTGGCCTCCGGCCGGGGATTCAGTTCCCGGGTCGGGGGTCATTCGCGTCATAAGTGCTAGTAGAAGTGCTAACGGCTGCCGGAGCCGACCAAGCGCCGAAGCTTCTGTGCGGGGCTTGATGCTGCCTTGCCCAACGGTCTCGAAGCTGCGTGCTTGGTATCGTTATGGCATGCTCGCCCGTGGCCCCGCTCATCTCTTCATCGCGTGGGCTGTTCACGATGTTGAGGAGGCTGTGGCTTTTCCGAGCATCTGCGATGCCCTGGCTGATCGGACTGGTGTCGAGGCGTTGCGCATGGATCAGCGTCAGTCATGGCTGGCTGTTGGCCTGATGGGAGTTCTCGTCGCTCTCGCCTGTCGCCGGGGCACGATATCGAATGGCCACTCGCGGTTCTATCGGGCGATGGTCGCGGGACTTCAGGCACATGTTGGCACGCATCTGTTGGCTTCGGTGCTGCAACATCGGTACACGGCTGGCGTTGCGACTGCGCTTCCGGTCATGCTGCCCGGTGCTGAGTCTGCTCGTCGGGAGCTTCGCGACCTCGGCGAGCCACTTCGCGCGAAAGACTATGCTGCCGGGGCTGCGCTCCTGCTCCCTGCTGCGCTGGGTTGCCAGGCACTCGCGCGCATGTTGATTCGGAGAAGGTAG
- a CDS encoding CCA tRNA nucleotidyltransferase, whose protein sequence is MGVALGDNNSWELVGSGNVPQLLANARQTLAALPRPLLTLAELFTQSGYELSLVGGPVRDAFLGVEPHDFDLTTNARPDQTEELLDRWADTTWDMGRDFGTIGARKGELVVEITTYRTEEYRSDSRKPTVAYGDELEGDLSRRDFTVNAVAMRLPQMALVDPFGGLEDLANGFLRTPVSALQSFEDDPLRIMRAARFAAQLGIDVDLSVMEAMEKLADRLQIVSPERIRAELERLIVSPFPRRGIELMVYTGVADQVLPELSALVATADEHGRHKDVYQHTLTVLDQAIALETGPDGPVPGPDFVLRFAALMHDVGKPDTRKFEAGGVSFHHHELVGAKLTKKRMKALRFDKRTTEAVTQLVAQHLRFHGYGEQSWSDSAVRRYVTDAGEQLQRLHRLTRADCTTRNRRKADFLSAAYDDLERRIDQLAQQEELSSIRPDLDGEQIMSLLSLKPGPQVGRAYKYLLGLRMEEGPLGEEEATKRLLSWWESEGSR, encoded by the coding sequence ATGGGAGTCGCTTTGGGAGACAACAACAGCTGGGAACTAGTCGGTTCGGGGAACGTGCCGCAGTTGCTGGCCAACGCTCGGCAGACGCTGGCGGCGCTGCCCCGTCCCCTGCTGACGCTGGCCGAGCTGTTCACCCAGAGCGGGTACGAGCTCTCCCTGGTGGGCGGCCCGGTTCGCGATGCGTTTCTCGGGGTGGAGCCCCACGATTTTGACCTGACGACCAACGCTCGTCCCGACCAAACCGAGGAACTGCTGGACCGGTGGGCTGACACCACCTGGGATATGGGTCGTGACTTTGGCACTATTGGTGCCCGAAAAGGCGAGTTGGTGGTTGAAATCACCACCTACCGGACGGAGGAATACCGGTCCGATTCCCGCAAGCCAACCGTTGCTTACGGGGACGAGTTGGAGGGGGACCTGTCTCGGCGCGACTTCACCGTCAACGCGGTGGCGATGCGTTTGCCGCAGATGGCGTTGGTTGATCCGTTTGGCGGCCTGGAAGACCTGGCCAACGGATTCCTGCGGACCCCGGTTTCGGCTCTGCAGAGTTTTGAAGACGATCCTCTGCGGATCATGCGCGCCGCGCGTTTTGCCGCGCAGCTGGGAATCGACGTGGATCTGAGCGTGATGGAGGCGATGGAGAAGTTGGCCGATCGCCTCCAGATTGTCTCCCCGGAACGGATCAGGGCAGAACTTGAACGCCTGATTGTCAGCCCGTTTCCTCGCAGAGGGATCGAGTTGATGGTTTACACCGGGGTGGCGGATCAGGTTCTTCCAGAGCTCTCCGCCCTGGTTGCCACCGCAGATGAGCACGGTCGGCACAAGGACGTTTACCAGCACACCCTGACGGTGTTGGATCAGGCGATTGCCCTGGAAACCGGTCCGGACGGCCCGGTCCCGGGACCGGACTTCGTCTTGCGGTTTGCGGCCCTCATGCACGATGTGGGCAAGCCGGACACGCGCAAGTTTGAGGCTGGCGGCGTCAGCTTTCACCACCACGAGCTGGTGGGAGCGAAGCTGACGAAGAAGCGGATGAAAGCACTTCGATTCGACAAGCGGACCACCGAGGCGGTGACCCAACTGGTGGCCCAGCACCTGCGGTTCCACGGTTACGGGGAGCAGTCCTGGTCCGATTCGGCCGTCCGCCGCTACGTCACCGATGCCGGGGAGCAGTTGCAGCGGTTGCACCGGTTGACCCGAGCCGACTGCACCACCAGAAATCGGCGGAAAGCCGACTTCCTCAGCGCCGCCTACGACGACCTCGAGCGCAGGATTGACCAGTTGGCCCAGCAGGAAGAGCTCAGCTCGATCAGACCTGACCTCGACGGGGAGCAAATCATGTCCCTGTTGTCGCTGAAGCCGGGTCCGCAGGTGGGCCGGGCCTACAAGTACCTGCTGGGACTGCGGATGGAGGAAGGGCCCCTGGGTGAAGAGGAAGCGACCAAGCGCCTCCTCAGCTGGTGGGAATCAGAGGGCAGTCGCTAG
- a CDS encoding DUF3662 and FHA domain-containing protein, whose product MSFFDRFENAVEKGVNSVFSRVFKSGLKPVDVSSALQRAADDGLLDVAEGQGITANEYLVKVSPSDFTTLGEDGLGALSAELAEDLTNYVSKQGYALLGPISVSFEGSDQEFTGNLEVVAQRRRGPAAPAAGAVASPDHPIIDIDGEKWLLTEPVTVIGRGSEADIQVNDSGVSRKHVEFRITESGVILTDLGSTNGTFVEGHRVDAATLVDGNQIVIGRTPIYFWTHPEDVSAQ is encoded by the coding sequence ATGAGCTTCTTTGATCGTTTCGAAAACGCAGTAGAGAAGGGCGTCAACAGCGTCTTCTCGCGGGTCTTCAAGTCCGGACTGAAGCCGGTTGACGTCTCGTCTGCCCTGCAGCGCGCCGCTGATGACGGGCTGCTGGATGTGGCTGAGGGCCAGGGTATTACCGCGAATGAGTACCTGGTCAAAGTTTCCCCCTCCGACTTCACAACATTGGGTGAAGACGGTTTAGGCGCACTTTCGGCCGAGCTGGCCGAAGACCTCACCAACTACGTTTCCAAGCAGGGATACGCCCTGCTGGGTCCAATCTCCGTTTCTTTCGAAGGGTCCGACCAGGAGTTCACCGGAAACCTGGAGGTGGTGGCGCAGCGGCGGCGAGGCCCGGCTGCTCCCGCCGCGGGGGCGGTGGCCTCACCGGATCACCCGATCATCGACATTGATGGCGAAAAGTGGCTCCTGACCGAGCCGGTAACAGTGATCGGACGTGGATCAGAGGCCGACATCCAGGTGAACGACTCGGGGGTTTCCCGCAAACACGTGGAGTTTCGGATCACCGAGTCCGGGGTGATCCTAACGGACCTCGGCTCCACCAACGGCACCTTCGTCGAGGGGCACCGGGTGGATGCAGCCACCCTGGTCGACGGCAACCAGATTGTGATCGGCCGGACCCCCATTTACTTTTGGACTCACCCTGAAGATGTGAGCGCTCAATGA
- a CDS encoding CrcB family protein has translation MSVFEHVIPEIDRRISGWPYLLVGLGGAAGALVRYGVSEMIPGKVWGISLFLVVINIVGAFLLGLLYSSLSKTPSDAPRRHTLTLFLGTGFMGAFTTYSEFAQALSQDLLHGQILDLLVGAIVVVGAGVLGALAGFYLGQTILKSTSATRKAGQQ, from the coding sequence ATGAGCGTATTTGAACATGTCATCCCGGAGATTGATCGGCGCATCTCCGGCTGGCCCTACCTGCTGGTGGGCTTGGGCGGCGCCGCTGGAGCGTTGGTGCGCTACGGAGTTTCCGAGATGATCCCCGGGAAGGTCTGGGGCATTAGCCTATTCCTGGTCGTCATCAACATCGTCGGAGCGTTCCTGCTGGGACTGCTCTACTCCTCCCTCAGCAAGACTCCGTCTGACGCCCCTCGGCGCCACACCCTGACCCTGTTCCTGGGAACCGGCTTTATGGGAGCGTTCACCACCTACAGCGAGTTTGCTCAAGCTCTGAGCCAGGATCTGCTGCACGGTCAGATCCTGGACCTGCTGGTGGGTGCCATCGTCGTGGTCGGGGCGGGCGTCCTCGGGGCGCTGGCCGGCTTCTACCTGGGTCAAACCATCTTGAAATCTACCTCAGCCACCCGGAAGGCAGGTCAGCAATGA
- a CDS encoding DUF6049 family protein, whose product MTRNSQWRAHATALIWCFLLLLGGAGWSWLAPSAHADETTPGTNRGDEFSIAGLSPELYEPGDDLRLTLDVGALRPGTHWFAEAFLQPTQFNSAEQMSYFLQGEGFPGWRIGADQITVRDEATLDWTVPADEMPIPDAQTTGARGLTVRFSNGDQLWEARSLLIYAPLEELSRTRVSLLAHDSLSPTQVDSVEQFVDQFTQLGGFSLAVSPQVAYGTEGRNAELIDQHRQTLVQSGADLVVLPEANADISALAAADLTPLMNLALESRTEGPDDPDSDPQDQPQSADPPIAPVPTDRLLTDIAMASPTGFTLEALQKLTGNTVIAPATWGVPELWHGLITPTGRLQIGMENGVIATEGTPNSIRVVDRWVPVEELLNEPVESPGQELLIRQQLRTISMMVGLQDPSDQRSLFAELQPGFDWAKPELTNRVLALLNNQWVEPTGLSELLESTPSEIGRQVVPRNGDEVEAYLTQLAPLAREYQRAEAVAMAGRDGNMVLAPYRETVLAPTAASLTESERTALVTQAVKDLTSLSQSIKVLPLSTVNVVHHDADFPVSITNQGPEEVTLEVGLVPSSPHLQAGQLAHATIPAGGQVEVKVPVRAVGSGDVSVQVVARNLSGQIVDDSQSVTVRVRPTWEDIGTIVVVGAALLLFTFGIIRSVRRGRRRVRRAAPPPPSSAAPVIDSN is encoded by the coding sequence GTGACTCGCAACTCCCAGTGGCGCGCACACGCCACCGCGCTGATCTGGTGCTTTCTTCTGCTACTCGGTGGGGCGGGGTGGTCCTGGCTGGCCCCAAGCGCGCACGCGGACGAGACGACACCGGGCACTAACCGCGGCGACGAGTTCTCCATCGCGGGCCTCAGCCCGGAGCTGTATGAGCCCGGCGACGACCTGCGCCTGACATTGGATGTGGGCGCCCTCCGACCCGGCACCCATTGGTTCGCCGAAGCATTCCTGCAACCCACCCAGTTCAACTCGGCCGAGCAGATGAGCTATTTCCTCCAGGGGGAGGGCTTCCCCGGCTGGCGGATCGGCGCCGACCAGATCACCGTTCGGGACGAGGCAACGCTGGACTGGACCGTGCCTGCCGACGAGATGCCGATCCCAGACGCACAAACTACCGGGGCTCGGGGCCTGACCGTTCGCTTCTCCAACGGTGATCAACTCTGGGAAGCGCGCAGCCTCCTCATCTACGCCCCGCTGGAAGAGCTGTCCCGCACCCGGGTCAGTCTGCTAGCCCACGACTCACTCAGTCCCACCCAGGTCGACTCGGTCGAACAGTTTGTCGACCAGTTCACCCAGCTGGGTGGCTTCAGCCTGGCCGTCAGCCCGCAGGTCGCCTACGGCACCGAGGGGCGCAACGCAGAACTGATTGACCAGCATCGCCAAACCCTGGTGCAGAGCGGGGCGGACCTGGTGGTGCTGCCCGAGGCGAACGCGGACATTTCCGCCCTGGCCGCCGCAGACCTGACCCCGTTGATGAACTTGGCGCTTGAGTCTCGCACGGAAGGTCCGGACGATCCGGACTCAGACCCGCAGGACCAGCCGCAATCCGCTGATCCGCCCATTGCCCCGGTGCCCACCGACCGGCTGCTGACCGACATCGCAATGGCCTCCCCGACCGGGTTCACGCTGGAAGCCCTGCAAAAACTTACCGGCAACACGGTGATTGCTCCCGCCACCTGGGGCGTGCCCGAGCTGTGGCACGGCCTGATTACGCCGACCGGCCGCCTGCAAATTGGCATGGAAAACGGCGTGATTGCAACGGAAGGGACGCCGAATTCGATCCGCGTGGTCGACCGGTGGGTGCCGGTTGAGGAACTGCTGAATGAACCGGTGGAAAGTCCCGGCCAGGAGCTGCTGATCCGCCAGCAACTGCGAACCATCAGCATGATGGTGGGGCTGCAGGACCCGTCCGACCAGCGATCACTGTTCGCCGAACTCCAGCCGGGCTTTGACTGGGCCAAGCCGGAACTGACCAACCGGGTGCTCGCCCTGCTGAACAACCAGTGGGTGGAGCCGACCGGCCTGTCCGAGTTGTTGGAGTCGACCCCGTCAGAAATTGGTCGGCAGGTGGTGCCGCGAAACGGGGACGAGGTGGAAGCCTACCTGACCCAGCTGGCGCCTCTGGCTCGGGAGTATCAGCGGGCCGAGGCGGTGGCCATGGCCGGTCGGGATGGCAACATGGTCCTGGCACCCTATCGGGAGACGGTCCTGGCGCCGACCGCGGCCTCCCTGACCGAGTCCGAACGCACCGCGCTGGTGACCCAGGCGGTCAAAGACCTGACTAGCCTGAGCCAGTCGATCAAGGTTCTGCCTCTGTCCACTGTGAACGTGGTCCACCACGATGCGGACTTCCCGGTCTCGATCACCAATCAGGGGCCGGAAGAGGTGACCCTGGAAGTGGGGTTGGTTCCCTCCAGTCCGCACCTGCAGGCCGGCCAACTGGCCCACGCCACCATCCCCGCGGGCGGCCAGGTCGAGGTGAAGGTGCCGGTTCGCGCGGTCGGCTCCGGCGACGTCTCGGTGCAGGTGGTGGCCCGGAATCTGAGCGGGCAAATCGTCGACGATTCCCAGAGTGTCACGGTTCGGGTTCGGCCCACGTGGGAGGACATTGGCACCATCGTGGTGGTCGGGGCGGCGCTGTTGCTGTTTACCTTTGGCATCATTCGAAGCGTTCGGCGCGGGCGCAGACGGGTCCGCAGAGCCGCTCCGCCTCCCCCGAGCAGCGCGGCGCCCGTAATAGACTCGAACTGA